In the genome of Pungitius pungitius chromosome 5, fPunPun2.1, whole genome shotgun sequence, the window AGAATACACAGTGTTCACGTTAACCTCAAAATTGATGAGAAATAACGATAATCTTTATATATGGCTTCTACTTGGTATAAAAGCTGCAATTTGCCATAAATAAAGGTAGACATTATCAGTTTACGTTTTTTCCTGATGTTATCAACAACATAAAGAATAATGTTTTGATAGAAACAAGTCAGCCTTTTTGCTCTGATGGCCCCGCGTGTCGCTGTGAACATGCAGTCAGCGGCTTGCTGGTGTCTTCTGACGGGGTTCCATGTGCTTTTTGGATAAATACGCATGAGTGTTGTGTTCTCCTCCCTGCGATGAAGACTCACTGGTGCTGTAGCACCACGGGGAGGTGTGTTGGTGTGCGTTGTTGTTGGGGGATTGTTGCAGGCTGCCATCTGCCGGCGGTCGCACACTCAGGTGAGTCATGCTGCGGAGGCATTACTCAGCACCACTCAGGACTTATTGTGCAGTGTTTTCAGGTATTTTCAACCTTTTGTATTGATGGGAACTATACTTTTTCAACATTTAGAAGAGTTAGTTAGTATTCGGTTTGTATTTTTCATACACTATATTGTCAACTTCTAAAAAAGGATGTCATATTAAAGGTCAAAAGGCCCAGCAGTCCCACAGAGCTGACCTGCTCAGGTCATACCCCCattctgtgtgtgcatataaGTGTCTGCAACTCTACAGATAATGACATAGAGTGAAGTTATAAACAAGCAAACAGGTAGGTTTTATCCCCAGGGATAAcagcacaatattttaagaaggCATTATAGTCAGTAACTGCACTATTGTTTCGTTAGTCAATTTAATTATTCTTTGTGTATATATTGTGGATTTCCTTACTGTTATTCCTTTGTGAACATAGAAATGCTGCTGTAGCAAAATGATTTCccctttaattaaattaataaataatctATCTTGTGTTGACTATTACTGCTGCACAAAATATACAATCAACTATTAACAATCTTATTCAGAAAGATTACGTTCTACCTAAGGCAGTCTTTAAAGACAGGTTACCACTTCCTATTATGATAGTTTAAATCGCAGATAACATCTATTCTCAATTCCCAATATGAATATAATATGGATTTATTAACCCGCCcaagtacacaaaaaaagaattaactTTCAAATTGTCATTCAAGCACACACGGTACTCAGAAAAGGTCTGATCAGTGAGAAACACCTGAGAACTACACATGAGCGGGGTCTACATTACAGATGCATCAATAATACTAATCCACTAATGGAAAGTGTAGCTTTGCATCAGAGCTCATGTGTCATCAGCGGGTTCACTACGGCGTGTGATGGAGACgtcttttatatttaaatatgggatgataaattattataaacatttatccaagacttttattttgtccgGATGGAAACAgcatttattccagcatggcgAACTAAAAGCGATACCCAAAGCTTCagcagcaataataataataattagaacAGCACATCAATAGCAGCACAAAGTGAATTCAATATATATGAATGCATTGGCTTAAAGAACAATTATTAGGCAGTAAAAAGGGCAAATAACACATCAGCATTAGGCACTAAATTGATGTCCATCATCTGCTATCTCATGCTGCCACCAGCTGGTCGGCatgtgaaacaacaacaacaacaacattaaaaaggCCCCGAGTTATAAGACTCAGCATTTCAAAAGGCACAGCGGTCACCTAACCAACAGGTGACACTATAAAGGCTCCTCTCTGTGAAGCTCGCAGTAGCAGCGTGATGCATTCAACAGGGCTTCCAATGCGTGTATGGCTCCAAGTCATTTGAGGTGACAACCGGTAACAGCAATGTGGATTATTCACTTTATAGTCTTTGGTGTAAAGAGCAAGTCCCTGGATAAACTTtggataaaacatttgaatgtaacCAGGACAGAAAAAGAACAGCTTCACTTTTGCTATCCCATAGAGTCAAAACAATTAATCAATttgtaaaaacaggaaaatataaacattttaaggATTATTGTGATTATAGGAACAATTCCCAGAGCTTCCGCCTCATCAGGATCTGGCTGCAGGAAGTTGGAGGTCTTTATTAATACGGATTCATTCGTGGCAGTTCTCCTTTTAGTTCatctttagtttttttgtattgctATTGCTAACTTCGGATTTCCCTTTCAAGTGGCTGTCTAGGATTCTGTCCCTTGACTATTTGAGAAGTGCATTATTTAAATGCTCCGCAAAGTGGCTTCATTAGTCATCTGATCAACAGGGAGTGTACTTAAAagtctgcttttttttagcCTGAGGAGAACAATCTGAAGTgactcacagcccccccccccccttcaaggatTAACTAATACATTCCTTTGCTTACTGACTAATCAAAACATCTTTGCACATCTCATGGCTTACTcttccgcgtgtgtgtgtgtgtgtgtgtgtgtgtgttgggactTTGCAGTCAGCAGCCGCTCGGGTCTCGGGTGAAGTCCCGCCACATGTGCAGCAGCTGGGACGGCTTAAACCCGTTGGCGAGCACTAGTCGCGCGAACGCGCACCTGTCGTACTGCAGCCGCCGGACTTCGAACAGGCTCCTGAAGGTCGGCAGGCCGAGGGAGTACACGGGACGCACGGCCAGCACGCGCAGACACAGCCCCACGTACACGTCCTCCAGGGGGATCGGCCTCACGAACCGGGACGCCCAGGAGATCCTGGGGGCCAGGTCGGCAGAGAAGACGTAACCTGCCCCGGACACGTACGGCGGGAAGCTGTCCTCCGGGTACACCTCCTCCGACAAGTGCCACTTGCTGTCGCGGCTCCTCCGCGGTCTGCCGTCGCTGATCACCGACCCCGTGATGAAGTCCCGCCCGGGGGAGCCCCTCAGTCTTCTAAGGAGGTAGAAGACGTTCACGAAGACGTCGGTGTCCACCTTCATGGCGTAGGAGGCGTTCGGGCAGTGCGTGGCCAGccagctcatcatcatcatggtcTTGACGGTCAGGTTCTGGTAACTGTCCTGGAAGTTCATCTGGATGATGTCAGCGCGcgcgctgctctcctcctctagCAGGGCCTGAACGCgcgagccccgccccccctcgggGAGCCCCACGAAGAACAGGGTGAGGGTGTCTTCACTCGGAGCCCCCCACGTTTTTCTGACTGCTTCCCTGGCAGCGGCCTCCGCAGGGGCAACCGGGACCATTAGTACCAGGAAGGGGGGTCCGGTTCGGTCCGCGCACGCCGCCGGCCGTTTGAGAACATACTCGTATGTTTCAGGAGAAATGAGCCGATATTCCTCCGCTGGAAGGAGACTCGGCTTCGGCGGATGTTTTCCATACGTCAGACCGCTGAGTAAAATGTGCGCGGACAGGACGAGCGCGAGCGCAGCGGCGACCAGCTTCACTAACCTCCACAGAGAACGTCTCCTCATTGCCTCGAGGTCCCCTGGTAACTCCGGGCCGCTGCTAAAACGACACAagaccaagaaaaaaagaaaacccgaGGGTCCAGGAAGTCCCGCCGGGTTTGTGTAGGAAACTACCCGCGCCCCGCCCACGCGCGGATCCAGGAAATGGATATTAGGGCGGCCAATATCCATAGGAGGGTGTGTGACTGAGCCTAACCCGGCGGAGCGACAGGTCACGCGGTGTGCCAGCTGCTACGAGCCCGTCTTCTTATTGGTGGGGTTGGAGCTGTTCATTTGCAGTTATTTATTCTTAAGTAGTAGTGTTATTTAGGTTCGATTGAGTCATTTATTGAGATGATATATTCATTTAGtttaatcatttctgtttttatataAGATTAAATCGTTTTGGTTAACTAGCTGGCTAAAAAGTTGGCCAATGCCTTGGGCACCTGGTGGTTATTTAACCCTGTAAAGCCCAAACCATTAAATAATTGACAGAAAATTCCAATTCTTTGAAACTGGAGCCTTTATTGGTCCttctgaacaaataaaaaaaaaattcaaatatcaATTTCCATATAGGAGTTTTAATTTGTATCATATTCGATACAACGGGTCACAATGCTCAAGATTCTTGAACaaacaatacacaaacaaatccaacaaaaacaatgcagcaaTGGAACTGGCAGGGTGGAAGTCTGGAAGACAtaacatttcagttatttttacTCATTTTGCGGTTcacaacctttttattttgagttatgGTAGGCTTGAAAACAGTTTCTGTCCTTGTTCAGACAAAAAGTGGCCTACGCAGTGCTTGCATCTCTGTCGGGTTTCCCATGTTGGGAAATGATAAAGGCCATCCTTTCTCACATCAGGGGGCAGCTCTGGGGTTTTCCTCTTCCGGGGAGGGGTTGGCGTTGCTTCTGGAGAGGAGAGTGGTCTGCCACACTTTTTGACCTTTCCTGCGCTTGTGAGGGCGGAGCCAACAGAAGCCTGAAATCTTCGAAGGGGCAGGGCTTTCTGCCTGGGCTGCAGTTTCTCCATGTCTCTTCTGTAGCGGTTCCATGCATTGATTACTGCCACTGTAACGGTGTGCCACCAAATGTAGATGTACCATCTTCGTGATCTAAAGTTGAACTTGTACAGTGCAGATAGCATATCAAGAAGGTCAACCCCTCCCATGAACCTGTTGTATGTGTCAACAATGGCTGGTCTGGGAACCATTATGTAGGTTTTGGCTTTCCGATCCCAACGTTTCACATTGCCCAGTGGTTCAACACCAACAAAAGAAGAGAGCAGGTTCACAGCTTAGTTGTCATACCATCTCACAATGATGTTGTCTTCCTGATTTACTCTGAAATCCAGAGACCCCCTTCCCTTTGTCTTCAGTTCTTTTTCATCTATCAGTCTGCAGTTCTTCACCCTGTTCATTCGGACTGTCCCTATGTAGTAGTCCTTATCAGTACCACCAATGGTACTGATGTAAAGAAATTGTCAGCAAAAACTTTGTGATTTTTTCCTGCTGGAAGGGTTGAAGTCATTTTCAGGACAACATCTCCTGTAGCACCAACATCAGATTTCTCTTTGTCTGGATTTTCTCTCCCTTGGCACACGTCAAAGTCATAGAGATAGCCACTTTGGCCGGCACGTCCCCACATCTTGAACCCCCACTTGTGAGGTTTTCCTGGCATGTAGCATCGTAGATTTGATTTTCCTTTGAAAGGCACCATGATTTCATCAACAGCGTGACATTCTTCAGGAGGTACGCAAAGAAATCGTTGCCGTAGTTTCTCTAACCATGGCCTTAGTTTCCACACTTTATCCTTTTTTGTATCCTCATCCACATTGAGGTTGTCCTGAAAGTGAATCAGCGTCAGCAAATTCAGGAATCGACCCCGTGACATCACATCACACACTGGGGGGTACCTTGTCTCCATCTCCCAGTAAGCTCGTACGTTGGGCATCTGTACTAACCCCATGTGCATGTACATACCCAGAATTTTCTCAATTTCTTGGGCATTTGTGTTCACtgattttccatttttctgAACACTGTACAAGTTTGTTTCTTCTGCAATTTCCTGTAGCATTTCCTCAGTCACAAAATctttgaaatacatatatggtGTCCAGTCAAGCCTCTCTTCAGAGTCTTCCTCAACACATTCCACAAACTCAACAGATGGAGGTTCAAACTGTGGTCTTCTCCACTGATACTCCTTCT includes:
- the b3galt8 gene encoding beta-1,3-galactosyltransferase 2, with amino-acid sequence MRRRSLWRLVKLVAAALALVLSAHILLSGLTYGKHPPKPSLLPAEEYRLISPETYEYVLKRPAACADRTGPPFLVLMVPVAPAEAAAREAVRKTWGAPSEDTLTLFFVGLPEGGRGSRVQALLEEESSARADIIQMNFQDSYQNLTVKTMMMMSWLATHCPNASYAMKVDTDVFVNVFYLLRRLRGSPGRDFITGSVISDGRPRRSRDSKWHLSEEVYPEDSFPPYVSGAGYVFSADLAPRISWASRFVRPIPLEDVYVGLCLRVLAVRPVYSLGLPTFRSLFEVRRLQYDRCAFARLVLANGFKPSQLLHMWRDFTRDPSGC